From the genome of Gracilibacillus salitolerans, one region includes:
- a CDS encoding ATP-grasp fold amidoligase family protein: MFRQLKTALNEPKITLLYILRLKIFRFIPDTLYLKITYKLKTGNKLNLKDPKTFNEKLQYLKLYDRNPIYTQLVDKYEVRKYIVTTIGEEYLTPLLGVYDSFDEIDFSELPNQFVLKCTHDSGGLVICKDKSRLDINAAKEKITKCLKKNYYYIYGEWPYKNVKPRIVCEKYMEDEHGTDLKDYRFFCFNGIPRFIAVDFNITDKSKTRRNLYDLEWNLMNGSISYPRELSEVVPKPIELNKMINLSKILSKNIPHVRVDFYYVNGKVYFGEMTFFHQSGYGKIQPKEFDMEMGEWIKTPNCE; the protein is encoded by the coding sequence ATGTTTAGACAGTTGAAAACAGCATTAAATGAACCTAAAATAACACTTTTATATATATTACGATTAAAAATTTTTAGATTCATTCCAGATACATTATATTTAAAAATTACTTATAAATTAAAGACTGGCAATAAACTTAACTTGAAAGATCCTAAAACATTTAATGAAAAGTTACAATATTTAAAATTATATGATAGAAATCCAATATATACACAATTAGTTGATAAATATGAAGTTCGAAAATATATTGTAACAACTATTGGAGAAGAATATCTTACACCGCTACTGGGAGTATATGATAGTTTTGATGAAATTGATTTCAGTGAGTTACCAAACCAATTTGTCTTAAAATGTACTCACGACTCAGGTGGACTAGTAATTTGTAAAGATAAAAGTAGACTTGATATTAATGCGGCGAAAGAAAAAATAACAAAGTGTCTAAAGAAAAATTACTACTATATATATGGGGAGTGGCCATATAAAAATGTGAAGCCGCGAATTGTATGTGAAAAATATATGGAAGATGAACATGGAACAGATCTTAAAGATTATAGATTCTTCTGTTTCAATGGTATACCTCGCTTTATAGCAGTTGATTTCAATATAACTGATAAATCTAAGACGAGAAGAAATTTGTATGACTTAGAATGGAATTTAATGAATGGAAGTATATCTTATCCAAGAGAGTTGTCAGAGGTAGTACCAAAACCTATTGAGCTAAATAAGATGATTAATTTGAGTAAAATTTTGTCTAAGAATATACCACATGTGAGAGTTGATTTTTACTATGTAAATGGAAAAGTATACTTTGGAGAAATGACATTCTTTCATCAATCAGGTTACGGAAAAATCCAGCCAAAAGAGTTTGATATGGAAATGGGGGAGTGGATAAAAACTCCTAATTGTGAGTAA
- a CDS encoding O-antigen ligase family protein, with the protein MKQLSLNKLINIIIFFFILSLYIFVFIEGLSLISNIISLLLIFLIWTNFLLSKRKLVFNNALLIYLMFFLLVIISIIFSINQDAVIIQIRSLFFIFLVMISLVNYIDTIDKLERFMVSFVYSGSIASIYILLSSDFSTLIRFGDQLGNVNSVGIIIGIAATFCIYFILEEKKYWYILLLFIMVPTILLTGSRKALLFIILNMIIILYFRNRKGFSNKIKFVVIGLFILLVISYLIFNVPIFYEIIGNRVENLISFIIEDSNEEASINVRNQLTSFGLEMFKDQPLTGYGIDNYKYLLSSYGGGNFYSHNNFIELLVGTGILGVLVFYLLHFVVLKDLFKTAKNNKYKTICYTFIAIIISYIVMSIGLVYYNSKHFSILLAVGSIISRVIVVESRRKTNGL; encoded by the coding sequence ATGAAGCAGTTATCTCTAAATAAGTTAATAAATATAATAATATTTTTTTTCATTCTTAGCTTATATATATTTGTATTTATAGAAGGTTTAAGTTTAATTAGTAATATTATATCGTTATTACTTATTTTTTTGATATGGACAAACTTTTTGCTCAGTAAAAGAAAACTTGTCTTTAATAATGCGCTATTAATTTATTTAATGTTTTTTTTATTAGTTATTATTTCAATCATATTTTCAATTAATCAAGATGCTGTAATAATACAAATTAGATCTTTGTTTTTTATTTTTTTAGTCATGATTTCTCTAGTTAATTATATAGATACTATTGATAAGTTAGAGAGATTTATGGTTTCCTTTGTATATTCAGGAAGTATAGCGAGTATATATATATTACTTTCTTCAGATTTTTCTACGTTGATAAGATTTGGAGATCAATTAGGAAACGTGAACTCAGTCGGGATTATAATTGGTATAGCAGCAACATTTTGCATCTATTTTATTTTGGAAGAAAAAAAATATTGGTATATATTATTATTGTTTATAATGGTTCCCACTATTTTATTAACAGGTTCCAGAAAAGCATTATTATTTATAATATTAAATATGATAATTATATTATACTTTAGAAATAGAAAAGGGTTTAGCAACAAAATCAAGTTTGTAGTAATAGGTTTATTTATATTACTCGTCATTTCTTATTTAATATTCAATGTTCCAATTTTTTATGAGATAATCGGCAATAGAGTTGAAAACTTAATCTCATTTATAATCGAAGATAGTAATGAGGAGGCATCAATAAATGTTAGAAATCAGTTGACTTCTTTTGGATTAGAGATGTTTAAAGACCAACCGCTTACCGGATATGGTATAGATAATTATAAATATTTATTGAGTAGTTATGGAGGAGGAAACTTTTATTCCCATAATAATTTTATTGAACTATTGGTTGGTACAGGAATATTAGGAGTATTAGTCTTTTATCTTCTTCATTTTGTAGTATTAAAAGATTTGTTTAAGACTGCTAAAAATAATAAATATAAAACAATTTGCTATACTTTTATTGCAATAATTATTTCTTACATAGTAATGTCTATTGGTTTAGTTTACTATAATAGTAAGCATTTTAGTATTCTATTAGCTGTAGGAAGTATAATAAGCAGGGTAATTGTAGTTGAAAGCAGAAGGAAAACTAATGGTTTGTAA
- a CDS encoding glycosyltransferase, which translates to MKVKILFVISLMNYGGAGKMLSFLANNLNRLGYQVSVYTYASDNNHYFLDKEIKYIPGNKAQTSIYSKKTLPIFQMRRVIEATNPDLIISFLNNSNFLSILSAAFKNIPVIICERSDPYNEKSLSLSFMRSFYRFASGAVFQTEGAKEYYKEIIRKKSIVIPNPVTIDREERIPSGSKKNEIAFVARFNIKQKRQDVMVKAFYKVVETHRDIKLVFYGDGPDLLKVQEMVKEYNLSDNVFFAGKVNDVKNKLKNSRMFVLTSDYEGIPNALIEAMAVGLPVVTTNCSPGGAELLIENGKNGLIVPTGEVDKIASAILFLIERPEVAEQYGEEAQKVIEKYYPKDIIKMWTDYINDVIKSG; encoded by the coding sequence TTGAAGGTAAAAATTTTATTTGTAATATCTCTAATGAACTATGGTGGGGCAGGAAAGATGCTCTCTTTCCTTGCGAATAATCTTAACCGCTTAGGTTATCAGGTTAGTGTTTATACTTATGCAAGTGATAATAATCACTACTTCTTAGATAAAGAAATTAAATATATACCTGGAAACAAAGCACAAACTAGCATTTATTCTAAAAAGACACTTCCGATTTTTCAGATGAGAAGAGTTATTGAAGCTACTAATCCAGATTTAATCATATCATTTCTAAATAACTCAAACTTTCTTTCTATTTTAAGTGCAGCATTTAAAAATATCCCAGTCATAATATGTGAAAGATCCGATCCCTATAATGAAAAAAGTCTCTCTCTCTCTTTTATGAGATCTTTTTATAGGTTTGCTTCCGGAGCGGTATTTCAAACAGAAGGTGCCAAGGAATATTATAAAGAAATAATTCGAAAAAAAAGTATAGTAATACCAAACCCTGTAACAATTGATCGTGAGGAACGCATACCATCCGGAAGTAAGAAAAATGAAATTGCGTTTGTTGCTAGATTTAATATTAAACAAAAAAGGCAAGATGTAATGGTGAAGGCATTTTATAAAGTAGTTGAAACACATAGAGATATAAAGCTAGTGTTTTATGGTGATGGTCCTGATTTGTTGAAGGTTCAAGAGATGGTTAAGGAATATAATTTGTCAGATAATGTTTTCTTCGCAGGAAAAGTGAATGATGTTAAAAACAAATTAAAAAATTCTAGAATGTTTGTTCTCACCTCAGATTACGAGGGTATACCTAATGCTTTAATAGAGGCTATGGCGGTGGGATTGCCAGTTGTTACGACCAATTGTAGTCCGGGTGGTGCAGAATTACTTATAGAAAATGGTAAGAATGGATTAATAGTTCCTACTGGAGAGGTTGATAAAATAGCTTCTGCAATTTTATTTTTGATAGAAAGGCCGGAAGTTGCTGAACAGTACGGGGAAGAAGCACAAAAAGTAATAGAAAAATATTATCCAAAAGATATAATTAAAATGTGGACAGATTACATTAATGACGTAATCAAGAGCGGTTAA
- a CDS encoding glycosyltransferase family 2 protein, whose translation MEQPLVSVVIPFYSGMHWLIEAINSVVKQTYKNIEILVINDGSSESMEEVKNIFGSSIIIINKKNGGPASARNLGIEKSSGKYIAFLDSDDIWDKDKLTIQISEMESNGYIWSQHSYEMFWENTNKTKSINTSIYSGNIFIDCFISLKIQTSCVVILRKILIDSNIRFPIEKRYGQDGAFYRYIARDNPIGYVNGVYTRFRVRGSNAGFRAKVQIDDRASIWNEIKKDKNLLTSLPVPIRFAYKASNFISKCLNNVSERFIKNTKYLEILSRLMYILPYTIYKIYAKKSYKSIPHKFL comes from the coding sequence ATGGAACAACCTTTAGTTAGTGTAGTAATACCATTTTACTCAGGAATGCATTGGCTTATAGAAGCTATTAATAGTGTTGTAAAACAAACTTATAAAAATATAGAAATTTTGGTCATAAATGATGGGTCTTCAGAAAGTATGGAAGAGGTAAAAAATATATTCGGATCATCAATAATAATAATAAATAAAAAAAATGGCGGTCCGGCATCTGCGAGAAATTTAGGAATAGAAAAATCTTCTGGGAAATATATAGCCTTTCTTGACTCTGATGATATATGGGATAAAGATAAACTAACAATTCAAATTTCAGAAATGGAATCAAATGGTTATATTTGGAGCCAGCATTCATATGAGATGTTTTGGGAAAACACGAATAAGACAAAATCTATAAATACTAGTATTTATAGTGGTAATATATTTATAGATTGTTTTATATCTCTAAAAATACAAACTTCCTGTGTAGTTATATTAAGAAAAATACTAATAGATAGTAATATTAGATTTCCTATTGAGAAAAGATATGGGCAAGATGGTGCCTTCTATAGATATATCGCAAGGGATAATCCTATCGGGTATGTAAATGGTGTTTATACTAGATTTAGGGTAAGAGGTTCAAATGCAGGTTTCAGAGCAAAAGTGCAAATTGATGATAGAGCCTCAATTTGGAATGAAATTAAAAAAGATAAAAATCTACTAACGAGTTTACCAGTTCCCATAAGGTTCGCATATAAGGCATCTAATTTCATTAGTAAGTGCTTAAATAATGTAAGTGAGAGATTTATAAAAAATACTAAATACTTGGAAATCTTATCAAGGTTAATGTATATATTACCCTATACTATTTACAAAATATATGCTAAGAAGTCTTATAAAAGTATTCCCCATAAATTCTTATAA
- the wecB gene encoding non-hydrolyzing UDP-N-acetylglucosamine 2-epimerase, producing MKKLKVMTVVGTRPEIIRLSAVINKLEQSNAIEHTLVHTGQNYDYELNEVFFKDFNLKKPDYFLNAATGTAVETIGNILVKIDPIMEEVEPNAFLVLGDTNSCLCAIAAKRRHIPIFHMEAGNRCFDQRVPEETNRKIVDHTADINLTYSDIAREYLLREGFPSDRIIKTGSPMFEVLNSRKEDIENSTVLEKLDLEEGNYFVVSAHREENINSDANFQDLIDNLNAIAEKYTMPVIVSTHPRTRKVIESKGIEFNPLVKTMKPLGFNDYVKLQMKAKAVLSDSGTISEESSILGFKALNIRQAHERPEAMEEASVMMVGLGKDRVLQGLDVLESQEKCTLRLVEDYNMPNVSEKVLRIIISYTDYVNRVVWGK from the coding sequence ATGAAGAAGTTAAAAGTTATGACCGTTGTTGGTACTAGACCAGAAATAATTAGACTTTCAGCAGTTATTAATAAGTTAGAACAATCAAATGCAATAGAACATACCCTTGTCCATACAGGACAAAATTATGATTATGAATTAAATGAAGTGTTCTTTAAAGATTTTAATCTAAAAAAACCTGATTATTTTCTTAATGCAGCTACTGGAACGGCAGTAGAAACTATTGGAAATATACTTGTTAAAATTGATCCTATTATGGAAGAAGTAGAACCAAATGCATTTTTAGTGTTAGGTGATACCAATAGCTGTTTATGTGCTATTGCAGCTAAAAGACGTCATATTCCTATATTTCATATGGAAGCAGGAAATAGATGTTTTGACCAAAGGGTCCCGGAAGAAACAAATAGAAAAATTGTAGATCATACAGCGGATATTAATTTAACATACAGTGATATTGCTAGAGAATATCTTCTCAGAGAAGGATTTCCATCTGATAGAATTATAAAAACAGGAAGCCCTATGTTTGAAGTTCTTAACTCAAGAAAGGAAGATATAGAGAATTCAACAGTTTTAGAAAAACTGGATTTAGAAGAAGGTAACTATTTTGTAGTATCTGCTCACAGAGAAGAAAACATTAATTCAGACGCCAATTTCCAAGATTTAATTGATAACTTAAATGCAATTGCTGAAAAATATACAATGCCAGTTATAGTGAGTACACACCCTAGAACCAGAAAAGTGATTGAGTCCAAAGGGATCGAATTTAATCCATTAGTGAAAACTATGAAACCTCTAGGATTTAATGATTATGTCAAACTTCAAATGAAAGCTAAAGCAGTTCTTAGTGATAGTGGAACAATTAGTGAAGAGTCTTCAATTCTTGGATTTAAAGCCCTTAATATAAGACAAGCTCACGAAAGACCAGAAGCTATGGAAGAAGCGTCTGTAATGATGGTTGGCTTAGGAAAAGACAGAGTGTTACAAGGACTTGATGTACTAGAATCACAAGAAAAATGTACTTTAAGATTGGTAGAGGATTATAACATGCCAAATGTGTCTGAAAAAGTATTAAGAATAATCATATCTTATACCGATTATGTGAACAGAGTTGTTTGGGGGAAATAA
- a CDS encoding capsular polysaccharide biosynthesis protein CapF → MKILVTGAKGFIGKNLVAELNNRKYTDIFEYGREKDFALLNDYCKDADFVFHLAGVNRPKDQSEFMDENYGFTSTLLETLKKHQNNCPVMISSSIQANIDNPYGLSKKAGEELLFEYSYQTGAKALVYRFPNVFGKWCKPNYNSAVATFCHNIAHDLPITVNDPSVLMNLIYIDDVIEELINGLNGNENKVGDFCEVPVTHSITLGEIVNLINSFKQSRKERSVPDMSDPFTKKLYSTYLSYLPRDNFSYDLNMNVDDRGSFTEFIKTPERGQVSVNISKPGITKGNHWHHTKNEKFLVVSGNGVIRFRKIDSDKIIEYFVSGDKLEVVDIPTGYTHNIENLGNTDMVTIMWANEFFDPEKPDTYYLEV, encoded by the coding sequence ATGAAGATATTAGTAACCGGAGCTAAGGGATTTATTGGAAAAAATCTTGTAGCAGAATTAAACAACCGAAAATATACAGATATCTTTGAATATGGTAGGGAAAAGGACTTTGCTTTACTTAATGACTATTGTAAAGATGCAGATTTTGTATTTCATCTTGCTGGAGTGAATCGACCAAAAGACCAGTCTGAATTCATGGATGAAAACTATGGCTTTACGTCAACATTATTAGAAACACTCAAAAAGCATCAAAACAACTGCCCAGTAATGATCTCATCTTCTATTCAAGCTAATATAGATAACCCTTACGGTCTCAGTAAAAAAGCAGGGGAAGAATTACTCTTTGAATACAGTTATCAAACAGGAGCAAAAGCATTAGTATATCGTTTCCCTAATGTTTTCGGTAAATGGTGTAAACCTAATTATAACAGTGCGGTAGCTACATTTTGTCACAATATTGCACATGATCTTCCGATTACTGTGAATGATCCATCAGTTTTAATGAATCTAATCTATATAGATGATGTAATAGAAGAGTTAATAAATGGACTGAATGGAAATGAAAACAAAGTTGGAGACTTTTGTGAAGTACCAGTTACTCATTCTATTACTCTAGGAGAAATAGTTAATTTAATTAATTCATTTAAACAAAGTCGAAAAGAACGTTCAGTTCCAGATATGTCTGATCCTTTTACCAAAAAATTATATAGTACTTATCTTAGTTACTTACCAAGAGATAATTTTAGTTATGACCTCAATATGAATGTAGACGATAGAGGTTCTTTCACAGAGTTTATTAAGACGCCAGAAAGAGGACAAGTTTCAGTTAATATTTCTAAGCCTGGTATAACTAAGGGTAATCATTGGCATCATACAAAAAATGAAAAGTTCCTAGTAGTGAGCGGAAATGGAGTTATTCGTTTTAGAAAAATTGACTCAGATAAGATTATTGAATATTTTGTTAGTGGTGACAAATTAGAAGTAGTAGACATACCAACAGGTTATACACATAATATTGAAAATCTAGGAAATACAGATATGGTTACTATTATGTGGGCGAACGAATTCTTTGATCCAGAGAAGCCAGATACTTACTATTTGGAGGTATAA
- a CDS encoding polysaccharide biosynthesis protein, translated as MFKNKTLLITGGTGSFGNAVMKRFLDTDIKEIRIFSRDEKKQDDMRKLYKNENLKFYLGDIRDLGSVKNAMHGVDYIFHAAALKQVPSCEFFPLEAVKTNVIGTENVLTGAVESGVEKVICLSTDKAAYPINAMGISKAMMEKVFVAKAKTVDSNRTLICGTRYGNVMASRGSVIPLFIEQIKNGQPLTVTDPSMTRFLMSLEEAVELVVFAFENAEAGDIMVQKSPASTIGDLAQAIKELFNVDNEIKVIGTRHGEKLYETLLTREEHVVAQDLGGFYRVPADKRDLNYDKYFVEGDQKLSSEDEYNSHNTERLNIEAIKDKLLMLEYVQDELKGWNK; from the coding sequence ATGTTTAAAAATAAAACTTTATTAATAACAGGTGGTACAGGTTCTTTTGGTAATGCTGTTATGAAAAGATTTTTAGATACAGATATAAAAGAAATCAGAATCTTTTCTCGTGACGAAAAAAAACAAGATGATATGCGGAAACTTTATAAAAATGAAAACCTAAAATTCTACTTAGGTGATATAAGGGACTTAGGGAGTGTGAAAAACGCCATGCATGGTGTTGATTACATTTTTCATGCAGCCGCACTTAAACAAGTGCCGTCATGTGAGTTTTTTCCATTAGAAGCGGTAAAAACAAATGTAATCGGCACGGAAAATGTACTAACAGGTGCGGTAGAAAGTGGTGTTGAGAAAGTAATTTGTTTGTCAACTGACAAAGCAGCTTACCCAATTAACGCAATGGGAATCTCCAAAGCAATGATGGAAAAAGTTTTTGTAGCAAAAGCAAAAACAGTGGACTCAAATAGGACTCTGATCTGTGGTACTCGTTATGGTAATGTAATGGCTTCTAGAGGCTCTGTCATTCCCTTATTTATTGAACAGATAAAGAATGGACAACCATTAACTGTTACAGACCCAAGTATGACTAGGTTTTTAATGAGTCTTGAAGAAGCTGTAGAATTGGTAGTGTTTGCATTTGAGAATGCTGAAGCTGGTGATATCATGGTTCAAAAGTCACCAGCATCTACTATTGGGGATTTAGCTCAAGCTATTAAGGAGCTATTTAATGTAGATAACGAGATAAAAGTTATAGGAACTCGACATGGCGAGAAACTTTATGAAACGTTACTAACTAGAGAAGAACATGTAGTTGCACAAGATTTGGGTGGTTTTTATCGAGTGCCTGCGGATAAGAGAGATCTTAATTATGATAAATATTTCGTAGAAGGAGATCAAAAGCTATCTTCTGAAGATGAATATAACTCTCATAATACAGAGAGGTTAAATATTGAGGCTATTAAAGATAAATTATTGATGCTTGAATATGTGCAAGACGAATTGAAAGGTTGGAATAAGTAA
- a CDS encoding glycosyltransferase family 4 protein codes for MRVLYIATSFPEPDKGATIYTDLADALHESGHEITVAVSEQAKSKKKTGIGKERGFDVLRIVTGNYYDVGLIEKGITTLKIPVLMKQGITKYIGEREFDFILFEAPPVTNAGLVAWAKRKFKCPAYLMLKDIFPQNAVDLGIMKSNSLLFKYFTGKEKRLYQTADVIGCMSSANKKYILDHNSWLDSSKVEIFPNTKKIANNTEQNGFPMRERYGIPKDACVFLFGGNMGKPQYIDILCKAVQYCKDETNIFFLFVGRGTDRYKLEQTIKDNSIKNALVIENLPRNEYEQITKECNVGLIVLDPRFTIPNYPSRILSYMEYAKPVLAVTDDVSDLKKLIADAQCGEWVYSGDVNSFVARIKEMANSEDLLVKGKNGRRYMLKHLKVEDSVDILEKHFIK; via the coding sequence TTGAGAGTATTATACATTGCCACTTCGTTCCCGGAACCAGATAAGGGTGCCACAATTTATACTGATTTAGCAGATGCTCTTCATGAGTCTGGCCATGAAATAACTGTTGCTGTCTCAGAGCAAGCAAAGAGTAAAAAGAAGACAGGAATAGGAAAAGAACGTGGCTTTGATGTACTTCGAATAGTAACTGGAAATTATTATGATGTAGGTTTAATTGAAAAGGGGATAACTACTTTGAAAATCCCAGTGTTGATGAAGCAAGGTATTACTAAGTATATTGGAGAACGAGAGTTTGATTTTATTCTCTTTGAGGCCCCTCCTGTAACTAATGCAGGTTTAGTAGCTTGGGCTAAGAGAAAGTTTAAATGCCCAGCTTATTTAATGCTTAAGGATATATTCCCTCAAAATGCAGTTGATCTTGGTATTATGAAGAGTAATAGTCTCTTATTTAAATATTTTACAGGAAAAGAAAAAAGATTGTATCAAACTGCTGATGTTATTGGATGCATGTCTTCTGCTAATAAAAAATATATATTAGATCACAATTCTTGGTTAGATTCTAGTAAAGTAGAAATTTTCCCGAACACAAAAAAAATAGCTAATAATACTGAACAGAATGGATTTCCCATGCGTGAACGATATGGTATTCCAAAGGATGCGTGTGTTTTCTTGTTTGGTGGTAATATGGGAAAGCCACAGTATATAGATATTCTGTGTAAGGCAGTACAGTATTGTAAGGATGAAACTAATATCTTCTTTCTATTTGTCGGAAGGGGAACAGATAGATATAAGTTAGAGCAGACCATAAAAGATAACAGTATAAAAAATGCTCTTGTAATTGAAAATTTACCAAGAAATGAATATGAGCAGATTACTAAAGAATGTAATGTAGGGTTGATTGTACTTGACCCACGATTCACAATTCCAAATTATCCATCTCGAATCTTGTCATATATGGAATATGCAAAACCAGTTCTTGCAGTAACAGACGATGTTTCGGACCTTAAAAAATTAATAGCTGATGCCCAATGTGGTGAATGGGTTTATTCTGGGGATGTTAATTCATTTGTAGCAAGAATTAAAGAGATGGCAAATAGTGAGGACTTATTAGTAAAAGGAAAAAACGGCCGGAGATATATGTTGAAACACTTAAAAGTTGAGGACTCGGTCGATATATTAGAGAAACACTTTATTAAGTGA
- a CDS encoding GNAT family N-acetyltransferase: MINLEEAVTFNKLAWDTEFFGVTSAKATLHKPLTFNEWAELKTRFKDYQFISIVNKNSDPINAQFIGKDTPAFLADINIQFEKELVGLDEKPKSVTIHQALEKNDQITEIADFKFSKFTEDLELAKRGGDRVYQQWLINSFGNPDKFYALSKDEIGVINGFLLFSYVDNVCVIELIAVSKKETKGGIGTSLFKAVEYGAHQQGVKEIKVGTQVRNMGAINFYHNVGCKQVECHQIYHLWNL; the protein is encoded by the coding sequence TTGATAAATCTTGAAGAGGCAGTGACCTTCAATAAATTGGCATGGGATACAGAGTTTTTCGGTGTTACAAGTGCTAAAGCTACTTTACATAAACCTCTTACATTCAATGAATGGGCTGAATTAAAGACTAGGTTTAAAGATTATCAATTTATATCAATCGTGAATAAAAACTCTGACCCTATTAATGCACAGTTTATTGGGAAAGATACACCAGCGTTTTTAGCAGATATAAATATTCAATTTGAGAAAGAACTAGTAGGTTTAGATGAAAAACCAAAGAGCGTAACAATTCACCAAGCATTAGAAAAAAATGATCAAATCACTGAAATAGCAGATTTTAAGTTCTCGAAATTTACAGAGGACCTTGAATTAGCTAAACGAGGTGGAGATCGTGTCTATCAACAATGGCTTATTAATTCTTTTGGAAATCCGGACAAGTTTTATGCATTATCTAAGGATGAAATAGGCGTTATAAATGGTTTCTTATTATTTTCATATGTAGATAATGTATGTGTAATTGAGCTAATTGCTGTTTCTAAGAAAGAGACTAAAGGTGGCATTGGGACTAGTCTCTTTAAGGCAGTAGAATATGGGGCACACCAACAAGGTGTTAAAGAAATTAAAGTTGGTACCCAAGTACGAAACATGGGTGCAATTAACTTTTATCATAATGTTGGTTGTAAACAAGTAGAATGTCACCAAATTTATCATTTGTGGAATCTGTAA
- a CDS encoding sugar transferase gives MYKGFFKRLFDLLLAIIALPLLLIIFAILGPIIYFQDRGTIFYNAPRLGKDGKVFKMYKLRSMKINVPDLRNEDGSTFNAEDDPRLTRIGKFIRKTSLDETPQLLNIIKGDMSIIGPRPDLPEHCDLYKGNEERKLEIKPGVTGYNQAYFRNTIPWKERIQNDIYYIDHLSLWLDIKIFFKTTISVLKREDVFVTEKRTSSKNNTDVGM, from the coding sequence ATGTATAAGGGATTTTTCAAAAGGTTGTTTGATTTATTGTTAGCTATTATTGCCCTGCCACTTTTACTTATTATCTTTGCAATACTGGGTCCGATTATTTACTTTCAAGATCGAGGAACAATCTTCTACAATGCACCCCGTCTCGGCAAAGATGGAAAGGTTTTTAAAATGTATAAGCTACGCTCTATGAAAATTAACGTTCCTGACTTAAGAAATGAGGATGGTTCAACTTTTAATGCAGAAGATGATCCAAGATTAACACGAATAGGAAAGTTTATCCGTAAGACAAGTTTGGATGAGACTCCTCAATTATTAAATATAATTAAAGGCGATATGAGTATTATCGGTCCTAGACCTGACTTACCAGAACATTGTGATTTATATAAGGGTAACGAGGAAAGGAAGCTTGAAATTAAACCGGGTGTGACAGGATATAATCAAGCATACTTTAGAAACACTATCCCTTGGAAAGAAAGAATTCAAAATGATATTTACTATATAGACCACCTTTCATTGTGGCTTGATATTAAAATATTTTTCAAAACAACCATATCTGTTCTTAAGCGTGAAGATGTATTTGTAACTGAAAAGCGTACGAGTTCAAAAAATAATACGGATGTAGGAATGTAA